One Nostoc sp. CENA543 genomic window, AATATATTTTGATGAATTTGCTCTATGTCAGTTTTAGCAGCGATCGCAGTCTTGGCTGTATTAATTTTGGTACATGAGTTTGGGCATTTTATTGCAGCCCGTTCTCAAGGTATTCATGTAAACCGCTTTTCTTTGGGGTTTGGCCCTGTGCTATGGAAGTACCAAGGCCCAGAAACCGAGTATGCTATCCGCGCTTTTCCTTTGGGTGGCTTTGTGGGATTTCCTGATGATGACCCCGATAGCGATATTCCCCCCAATGACCCAAATTTGCTGCGTAACCGACCAATTTTAGATCGGGCGATCGTCATTAGTGCTGGAGTCATCGCCAATTTAATTTTTGCTTATATGCTGCTGGTAGCCCAAGTTAGCTTTATTGGTATCGGACAAGCTAGCCAACCAGGGGTACTAATTCAACAGTTAGCACCAGAAGTAAGCACCGTAGCCACTAAAGCTGGACTGCAAGCTGGAGATGTGATTGTATCTGCCAATCAAAAACAGTTTGGCAACTCCTTACAAGGCATAGATACTTTAAGAGAAATCATTAAAAGTAGCCCCAATCAGTCAATTCAACTAGAAATTGCCCGTGGTGACAAACAGCTATCCGTAACTGTCGTCCCTGAAGCCAAATCCAACGGCGGTAGTATTGGGGTGGGACTTGCACCTAACGGCAAAGTTGAACGTCATACAATTAGTAATCCCGTACAAGCTTTAAGTGTTGGTGCTAATGAATTCCAACGCATTGTCACCATGACATTTAAAGGCTTTGGACAGCTAATTACTAATTTTGGGGAAACAGCCGGACAAGTGGCTGGCCCTGTGAAAATTGTGGAAATGGGAGCGAATATTGCCAAAAATGATACAGGCAGCTTGTTGTTTTTTGGGGCTTTAATTAGTATCAACTTGGCTATCATCAATATTTTGCCTCTCCCTGCCTTAGATGGCGGACAATTGGCATTTTTGTTAATTGAAGGTTTGCGTGGTAAACCCTTACCCAATCGCATTCAAGAAGGCGTAATGCAAACTGGTTTAGTGCTACTCTTAGGACTGGGAATTTTCCTCATTGTCAAAGAAACTACCCAGTTAACTACCCAGTTGGAATGGGTGCAAAAATTGTTCCAGTGACTACCAAGCGCAAATCATTAACTAAAAAGCAAAAGGCTGGAGAAATTCTCACCCGGCTGAAGCGACTGTATCCTGATGCTACCTGCTCTTTGACCTATTCAACTCCTGTACAACTTTTGGTAGCAACAATTCTCTCTGCTCAGTGTACAGATGAACGGGTGAATCAGGTTACACCCGCTTTATTTGGTCGTTTTCCTGATGCGGAAAGTTTAGCTAATGCTGACTTAACAGAGTTAGAAACCCTAGTGCGTTCTACAGGGTTTTATCGCAATAAAGCCAAAAATATTCAAGCGGCTTGTCGAATGATTGTCAGCGAGTTTGACTCTGTAGTTCCCAACACAATGGAACAACTGTTAAAGTTACCAGGGGTAGCCAGAAAGACAGCTAATGTGGTTTTAGCTCATGCTTATGGCATTAACGCTGGAGTGACTGTAGATACTCACGTTAAACGTCTTAGTCAACGCTTGGGTTTAACTAAGTATGCAGATCCTATCCACATCGAAAAAGACTTGATGAAGTTATTACCGCAGCCAGACTGGGAAAATTGGTCAATTCGGCTGATTTATCATGGTCGGGCTGTGTGTAAAGCTCGTTCTCCGGCTTGTGTTGCTTGTGAATTGGCTGATTTATGCCCGACTGGAGTGGAAGGAGGTAGGTAGGGGTGGGGTAGACAACATAAGCTGTTAAGCATATAAGAAAGCACATTGAGGCCGCAGAGGGGCAGGGGAGAGGGTTTACAGCTTTTGCCAGTATGAAAATGATGCAATTTAAGTGACGATTAGCTTAGACAAGGTAGACAAGGGAAAAGTTATCGCCAATGCCCCATGCCCCATAACCTATACCCAAAGTAATTAGAGAGAAATAGAGACGATTAGCCTTGACTAAATGTAGAATGGAAAATGCTGTCTTTACGTTTGTAAGATAATTTATGGCGAAGAAGAGTATGATTGAGCGCGAGAAAAAACGCGCTAAGTTGGTGGAAAAGTATGCCGCTAAACGGGAAGCTCTGTTAGAAGAGTTCAGAACAACTGAATCTCCTTTAGATAAACTGGACATTCATCGCAAAATTCAACAATTACCCCGTAACAGCGCGCCTAATCGTCGCCGTAACCGTTGCTGGGTAACTGGTCGTCCTAGAGGTGTTTATCGCGATTTTGGACTATCTCGGAACGTATTACGGGAATGGGCGCATGAAGGTCTGTTACCTGGAGTCGTTAAGTCTAGCTGGTAGTCAATAGTCAATAGTCAATAGTTAATAGTTGTAAGCTATAGCTGTGGACTATAGACTATGGACGTTTTCTCTTCTATTGTCCGCAACAACGGTCGATACCCAGACTTTCTAAGAGTAGATCGCTGACGGCGTTAGCGATCGCAAACTCTCCATAAAAACTTTTGGAAAAATCAAACGCCTGCATCTCTGTGACAATCGCAATCACAAGAGAGCCTAAGTCATTTTCCCCTTCCATGCGTTGGCGCACAAAAATCTGTGCAGCGCGTTGAGCAATATTTTGATTAATGGCTTCTGGGATAAATTCTGCATCCAGCCACCGCCATAAACGCTCTTTTAACCATTCACCTTCTAGGTGAGGATTTTCTGAGGATGGTAGGGTGATAGGTGGTATTGGTTGTGTCATCGTTATTCAAGGCACAGTAACAGTAGAAACAAGACAGAGGAACGCAGAGGATGGTTGTTAGCATCAAATTGCGTTCCTCTGATATTTTTTATTTTTAGTTTTAATCTATGCAATATGATCTTGCCGCTATTATACAAGGCTATGCCCAAGGCTATTTTCTCATGGCAAATGACGATACCGGATTGGCATGGTACACTAGCCGCGATCGCACTTTGATTCCATTGGATCATCGATTCCGCTACCCCAAGTCTTTGCAGCGTGTATTAAATCAGGAACGGTTCACAGTGGCAATTAATCGCGACTTTCCGGCCGTAGTTGCAGGTTGTGCTAACCGAGAAACTACTTGGATTTCTGATGAATTGCGAGAAATCTATTTTTTACTGCATCAAGCTGGTTTTGCCCATAGTTTTGAAACTTGGCAAGGCGATAAACTGGCTGGCGGCATTTTAGGCATAGTTATCGGTGGTGCTTTTATTGGTGAATCGATGTTTTACCAAATTCCTGAAGGTTCTAAAGTGGCAATGGTCAAGTTAGTCGAGAGATTACGCCAACAGCAATTTTTCCTGTTTGATGCTCAAATGATGAACCCCCATTTGGCAAGGTTTGGTGCTTATCGTATCAAGGATGAAGACTATCAAGTAATACTGCAAAAGGCTTTGTTGAGTCCCTGCACTTTAGTTTGACTAAATGAATATCAAATATTCAAAGAAATTTTGTGAAGTTATTAAATTAGCCCTAGTAAATACCGCAATTAGGAGTTAAACTATGTAGAATCTTAATTAAGAAGGTTAAACAAATGTAATATATTGACAACATCTTAATTTTACCTACGCATAAATACGTAGAAAGTAAAGCTCAAAATTTATTAATAAGAGAAAAATAACTATCATAAAAACACAAAGAACATTGGCTAGAGATCGTTGAATAACCTGTAAAGTAATAATCCTTAGTGTGAGTGTGTGGGGTGTTTAAGCATATGGTTTCATCAATAACTCGAACTCAAAGCGACATTCGAGAAATTTCTGCTTCAGAAGCGGAAAAACTAGGTACAGGACTTGAGCAGAGCAATGGACTGCATTTATTATCTTTGCCAGCTAACCCCCTGTTTGGTACGGATGGGATTCGTGGCAAGGTCGGGGAATTACTGAACGCACCTTTGGCATTACAAGTTGGGTTTTGGACGGGTGTAGTTCTACATGATCAAGTTGGTCAAAAGGGAGTGGTCATTTTAGGACAGGATTCCCGCAACTCTAGCGATATGTTAGCAATGGCGATCAGTGCAGGGCTAACCGCCGCAGGCATAGAAGTTTGGCATTTGGGATTGTGTCCTACTCCTTGCGTGGCCTATCTAACTAGTATCAGTAAAGCTATCGGTGGCGTGATGATTTCTGCTAGCCATAACCCACCAGAAGACAATGGCATTAAGATATTTGGTGCAGATGGTACTAAATTGTCCCCAAAATTGCAGAAAAAAATAGAAGATGGATTGCGGGGTCATACCTTAGTCCCAGAATTGGGAAATCATTGTGGAAAACACTATGTGCGTCCAGAATTAGTCAAAGAATACAGCACAGCTTTACAAACATCTTTAAAAGACTCTCCCAGTCTGCAAGGAATGAAGATTGTTTTAGATTTAGCTTGGGGTGCATCCGTGGGTTTAGCACCTAGCGTATTTAAAGACATGGGTGCAGAAGTCATTTGTTTGCATAATCAGGCAGATGGCGATCGCATTAATGTTGATTGTGGTTCTACCCATCTAGAAATTCTGCAAGCTACTGTTCAAGAACACGATGCTGACTTAGGATTTGCCTTTGATGGAGATGCTGACCGCGTGTTAGCCGTTGATAATACAGGCAGATCAGTCAACGGCGATTATATTCTCTATCTTTGGGGACAGCGCCTGAAACAACAGGAACAACTACCTGGTAATTTAATTGTCTCCACAGTCATGGCTAACTTGGGTTTTGAAAGGGCTTGGCAACAACAAGGTGGTCAATTAATTCGCACAGCCGTAGGTGATCAATATGTGCAAGCAGAAATGCTCAAAACAGGAGGAATGTTGGGTGGTGAACAATCTGG contains:
- the glmM gene encoding phosphoglucosamine mutase, with protein sequence MVSSITRTQSDIREISASEAEKLGTGLEQSNGLHLLSLPANPLFGTDGIRGKVGELLNAPLALQVGFWTGVVLHDQVGQKGVVILGQDSRNSSDMLAMAISAGLTAAGIEVWHLGLCPTPCVAYLTSISKAIGGVMISASHNPPEDNGIKIFGADGTKLSPKLQKKIEDGLRGHTLVPELGNHCGKHYVRPELVKEYSTALQTSLKDSPSLQGMKIVLDLAWGASVGLAPSVFKDMGAEVICLHNQADGDRINVDCGSTHLEILQATVQEHDADLGFAFDGDADRVLAVDNTGRSVNGDYILYLWGQRLKQQEQLPGNLIVSTVMANLGFERAWQQQGGQLIRTAVGDQYVQAEMLKTGGMLGGEQSGHILCRHYGITGDGLLTALHIANLVKQSGVSLAELVDQSFATYPQLLRNVRVIDRDRRLGWQNCEPLQQAIASAETAMGDHGRILVRASGTEPVIRVMVEAANAELANYWTDELVTQVQKHLAD
- the aat gene encoding leucyl/phenylalanyl-tRNA--protein transferase — protein: MQYDLAAIIQGYAQGYFLMANDDTGLAWYTSRDRTLIPLDHRFRYPKSLQRVLNQERFTVAINRDFPAVVAGCANRETTWISDELREIYFLLHQAGFAHSFETWQGDKLAGGILGIVIGGAFIGESMFYQIPEGSKVAMVKLVERLRQQQFFLFDAQMMNPHLARFGAYRIKDEDYQVILQKALLSPCTLV
- the rpsN gene encoding 30S ribosomal protein S14; the encoded protein is MAKKSMIEREKKRAKLVEKYAAKREALLEEFRTTESPLDKLDIHRKIQQLPRNSAPNRRRNRCWVTGRPRGVYRDFGLSRNVLREWAHEGLLPGVVKSSW
- the rseP gene encoding RIP metalloprotease RseP, with the translated sequence MSVLAAIAVLAVLILVHEFGHFIAARSQGIHVNRFSLGFGPVLWKYQGPETEYAIRAFPLGGFVGFPDDDPDSDIPPNDPNLLRNRPILDRAIVISAGVIANLIFAYMLLVAQVSFIGIGQASQPGVLIQQLAPEVSTVATKAGLQAGDVIVSANQKQFGNSLQGIDTLREIIKSSPNQSIQLEIARGDKQLSVTVVPEAKSNGGSIGVGLAPNGKVERHTISNPVQALSVGANEFQRIVTMTFKGFGQLITNFGETAGQVAGPVKIVEMGANIAKNDTGSLLFFGALISINLAIINILPLPALDGGQLAFLLIEGLRGKPLPNRIQEGVMQTGLVLLLGLGIFLIVKETTQLTTQLEWVQKLFQ
- the nth gene encoding endonuclease III, which gives rise to MGAKIVPVTTKRKSLTKKQKAGEILTRLKRLYPDATCSLTYSTPVQLLVATILSAQCTDERVNQVTPALFGRFPDAESLANADLTELETLVRSTGFYRNKAKNIQAACRMIVSEFDSVVPNTMEQLLKLPGVARKTANVVLAHAYGINAGVTVDTHVKRLSQRLGLTKYADPIHIEKDLMKLLPQPDWENWSIRLIYHGRAVCKARSPACVACELADLCPTGVEGGR